One Schistocerca nitens isolate TAMUIC-IGC-003100 chromosome 1, iqSchNite1.1, whole genome shotgun sequence DNA segment encodes these proteins:
- the LOC126262529 gene encoding josephin-1 isoform X2, with protein sequence MQSVLCLKTLDFESCWNPTDNRIGVAMNGGIYHEKQVKEMCALHALNNLFQECNAFSKAELDTICYSLSPNDWINPHKSFLGLGNYDINVIMAALQKKGCEAIWFDKRKDPKCLNLHNILGFILNVPSDYKLGFVLLPLRRRHWVAIREIQGSYYNLDSKLECPQLIGKAPEILLYLQQQLECKEKELFVVVVAEVEQNQSWQVNNDNSQTNSSICENGVGTSASDGSANCVLRTSEMHTVNSSQLR encoded by the exons ATGCAATCTGTATTATGCTTGAAGACACTAGATTTTGAAAGCTGCTGGAATCCTACAGACAATCGTATTGGTGTGGCTATGAATGGTGGTATTTACCATGAGAAACAG GTTAAAGAAATGTGTGCTTTACACGCCCTCAACAATCTCTTCCAAGAATGCAATGCATTCAGCAAAGCTGAATTAGACACTATTTGTTACTCTTTGTCTCCTAATGACTGGATAAATCCTCACAAGTCATTCCTTGGACTtgggaattatgacataaatgtaaTAATGGCAGCACTTCAAAAGAAAGGCTGTGAAGCAATCTGGTTTGACAAGAGGAA ggATCCTAAGTGTTTAAATCTTCATAACATTCTTGGTTTTATACTAAATGTGCCAAGTGACTACAAACTGGGATTTGTGTTACTCCCACTCCGTCGCCGTCACTGGGTGGCTATAAGAGAGATACAAGGAAGCTACTACAACTTGGATTCTAAACTTGAGTGTCCTCAGCTTATTGGAAAG GCACCAGAAATATTGCTGTACTTGCAGCAACAGCTGGAGTGTAAAGAAAAGGAACTCTTTGTGGTGGTTGTTGCagaagtggaacaaaatcagagttggCAAGTGAACAATGACAATAGTCAGACAAACAGTTCAATTTGTGAAAATGGTGTTGGCACATCAGCAAGTGATGGAAGTGCGAACTGTGTGTTGAGAACTTCAGAAATGCACACTGTTAACTCTTCACAACTGAGATAG
- the LOC126262529 gene encoding josephin-1 isoform X1, which yields MEVVKMQSVLCLKTLDFESCWNPTDNRIGVAMNGGIYHEKQVKEMCALHALNNLFQECNAFSKAELDTICYSLSPNDWINPHKSFLGLGNYDINVIMAALQKKGCEAIWFDKRKDPKCLNLHNILGFILNVPSDYKLGFVLLPLRRRHWVAIREIQGSYYNLDSKLECPQLIGKAPEILLYLQQQLECKEKELFVVVVAEVEQNQSWQVNNDNSQTNSSICENGVGTSASDGSANCVLRTSEMHTVNSSQLR from the exons ATGCAATCTGTATTATGCTTGAAGACACTAGATTTTGAAAGCTGCTGGAATCCTACAGACAATCGTATTGGTGTGGCTATGAATGGTGGTATTTACCATGAGAAACAG GTTAAAGAAATGTGTGCTTTACACGCCCTCAACAATCTCTTCCAAGAATGCAATGCATTCAGCAAAGCTGAATTAGACACTATTTGTTACTCTTTGTCTCCTAATGACTGGATAAATCCTCACAAGTCATTCCTTGGACTtgggaattatgacataaatgtaaTAATGGCAGCACTTCAAAAGAAAGGCTGTGAAGCAATCTGGTTTGACAAGAGGAA ggATCCTAAGTGTTTAAATCTTCATAACATTCTTGGTTTTATACTAAATGTGCCAAGTGACTACAAACTGGGATTTGTGTTACTCCCACTCCGTCGCCGTCACTGGGTGGCTATAAGAGAGATACAAGGAAGCTACTACAACTTGGATTCTAAACTTGAGTGTCCTCAGCTTATTGGAAAG GCACCAGAAATATTGCTGTACTTGCAGCAACAGCTGGAGTGTAAAGAAAAGGAACTCTTTGTGGTGGTTGTTGCagaagtggaacaaaatcagagttggCAAGTGAACAATGACAATAGTCAGACAAACAGTTCAATTTGTGAAAATGGTGTTGGCACATCAGCAAGTGATGGAAGTGCGAACTGTGTGTTGAGAACTTCAGAAATGCACACTGTTAACTCTTCACAACTGAGATAG